In one Phyllostomus discolor isolate MPI-MPIP mPhyDis1 chromosome 8, mPhyDis1.pri.v3, whole genome shotgun sequence genomic region, the following are encoded:
- the GJC2 gene encoding gap junction gamma-2 protein, which yields MTNMSWSFLTRLLEEIHHHSTFVGKVWLTVLVVFRIVLTAVGGESIYSDEQTKFTCNTRQPGCDNVCYDAFAPLSHVRFWVFQIVVISTPSVMYLGYAVHRLARAAQHDRRRVPRRSPGPRAPPEPLSLPMPSHRSWSQPMDLGEEEPMLGLGEEDDERGAAEGLGEGNEVENESAAKGPGGDAKAAGTPGRNGPHDGRRRIQREGLMRVYVAQLVARAAFEVAFLVGQYLLYGFEVPPFFPCSRRPCPHVVDCFVSRPTEKTVFLLVMYVVSCLCLLLNLCEMAHLGLGSAQDAVRARRPTAAAPSPAQRPLPCPLPATPAGLACPPDYSLVVHAAERTHARDPDLASLALRALRDRHTLGDCNRPPCSSLPAPARGPPRASASVSGSGSATSGGTGGGQGPLRAKPRVNSEKGSASSREGKTTVWI from the coding sequence ATGACCAACATGAGCTGGAGCTTCCTGACGCGGTTGCTGGAGGAGATCCACCACCACTCCACATTCGTGGGCAAGGTGTGGCTCACGGTGCTGGTGGTCTTCCGTATCGTGCTCACTGCTGTCGGAGGAGAGTCCATCTACTCAGACGAGCAGACCAAGTTCACCTGTAACACAAGGCAGCCAGGCTGCGACAACGTCTGCTACGACGCCTTCGCGCCCCTGTCCCACGTGCGTTTCTGGGTCTTCCAGATTGTGGTCATCTCCACACCCTCTGTCATGTACCTTGGATACGCTGTGCACCGCCTAGCCCGCGCTGCGCAGCACGATCGCCGCCGTGTTCCCCGCCGCAGCCCTGGGCCCCGTGCGCCCCCCGAGCCCCTGTCACTACCCATGCCATCCCACCGGAGCTGGTCCCAGCCCATGGACCTAGGCGAGGAAGAACccatgctgggcctgggggaggaagaTGATGAGCGGGGAGCGGCAGAAGGCCTGGGCGAGGGGAACGAGGTGGAGAATGAGAGTGCTGCCAAGGGTCCCGGTGGGGATGCCAAGGCAGCGGGGACCCCGGGCCGCAACGGGCCGCACGATGGGCGACGGCGCATCCAGCGCGAAGGCCTGATGCGCGTGTACGTGGCCCAGCTGGTGGCACGGGCCGCCTTCGAGGTGGCCTTTCTGGTGGGCCAGTACCTTCTGTATGGCTTTGAGGTGCCGCCCTTCTTCCCATGCAGCCGGAGGCCCTGCCCACACGTGGTCGACTGCTTCGTGTCGCGGCCCACGGAGAAGACAGTCTTCCTGCTGGTCATGTACGTGGTcagctgcctctgcctgctgctcAACCTCTGCGAGATGGCGCACCTGGGCCTGGGCAGCGCGCAGGACGCTGTGCGAGCCCGTCGCCCCACGGCTGCCGCTCCCAGTCCAGCACAGCGCCCgctgccctgcccactccccgCCACGCCCGCAGGTTTGGCCTGCCCGCCTGACTACAGCCTCGTGGTGCACGCAGCGGAGCGCACACATGCCCGCGACCCAGATCTGGCCAGCCTGGCACTGCGGGCCCTGCGGGACCGGCACACGCTCGGGGACTGTAATCGCCCACCCTGCTCCAGcctccccgcgcccgcccgggGTCCCCCGAGGGCCAGTGCGTCCGTATCCGGGTCAGGCAGCGCTACGTCCGGGGGCACGGGCGGGGGCCAGGGCCCGCTGAGAGCCAAACCCAGGGTGAACTCGGAGAAGGGCAGtgccagcagcagggaggggaagaccACCGTGTGGATCTGA